A single window of Liolophura sinensis isolate JHLJ2023 chromosome 6, CUHK_Ljap_v2, whole genome shotgun sequence DNA harbors:
- the LOC135467827 gene encoding DNA-directed RNA polymerase II subunit RPB7, which yields MFYHVSLEHEILLHPRYFGPNLLNIVKQKLFTEVEGTCTGKYGFVIAVTTIDNIGAGLIQPSRGFVVYPVKYKAIVFRPFKGEVLDAVVTQVNKVGLFTEIGPLSCFISRHSIPADMEFDPNSNPPCYKTKDEDVVIQQDDEIRVKIVGTRVDAQDIFAIGTLMDDYLGLIS from the exons ATGTTTTACCAT GTGTCCCTGGAACATGAGATTCTTCTCCATCCAAGATACTTTGGTCCTAACCTCCTCAACATTGTCAAGCAGAAGCTCTTCACTGAGGTAGAGGGTACCTGCACTGGAaa GTATGGCTTTGTGATAGCTGTGACAACAATTGACAACATAGGAGCTGGGCTCATCCAGCCAAGCAGAGGTTTTGTTGTTTATCCCGTCAAGTACAAGGCTATCGTCTTCCGTCCGTTCAAAGGGGAAGTGCTTGATGCTGTAGTGACGCAAGTAAACAAG GTGGGCTTGTTCACAGAGATTGGACCACTCTCCTGCTTTATTTCACGCCAT tcaATCCCAGCTGACATGGAGTTTGATCCCAATTCGAATCCACCGTGCTACAAGACCAAAGACGAG gaTGTGGTTATCCAGCAGGATGATGAAATCCGTGTGAAGATTGTAGGGACCAGAGTGGATGCCCAGGATATT TTTGCCATTGGAACTCTTATGGATGACTACTTGG gtTTAATCAGCTAA